A part of Quatrionicoccus australiensis genomic DNA contains:
- the fdxB gene encoding ferredoxin III, nif-specific: MSSYTALTRGGDAWVPEFVTAINQEKCIGCGRCYKVCPRDVLDLIDSDADDDEDESAAAKMSIKDANDCIGCGACNRVCPKLCYTYAPMAA; the protein is encoded by the coding sequence ATGAGTTCCTACACTGCTCTTACCCGTGGCGGCGATGCCTGGGTTCCCGAGTTCGTCACCGCCATCAATCAGGAGAAGTGCATCGGCTGCGGCCGTTGCTACAAGGTCTGCCCGCGCGACGTGCTCGACCTGATCGATTCCGATGCCGATGATGACGAAGACGAAAGCGCAGCGGCCAAGATGAGCATCAAGGATGCCAACGACTGCATCGGCTGCGGCGCCTGCAACCGCGTCTGCCCGAAGCTCTGCTACACCTACGCGCCGATGGCTGCCTGA
- a CDS encoding NifX-associated nitrogen fixation protein gives MSTDPIFETDFVKEMARQMRALDTYGTYTGWTVEKILDPYILTKERKAGIPLIGDPDDETISRVKAFYNAIAVLIEKECKLLAVPLVHLTHEGFGRSIITVGKLVAVEKTLRDVHRFGFPSLSKMKDEADKLLGIALERIGQYPEVAGL, from the coding sequence ATGAGCACTGATCCGATCTTCGAAACCGACTTCGTCAAGGAAATGGCTCGCCAGATGCGCGCCCTGGATACCTACGGCACCTACACGGGCTGGACGGTCGAAAAGATCCTCGATCCCTACATCCTGACCAAGGAACGCAAGGCCGGCATCCCGCTGATCGGTGATCCGGATGACGAGACCATTTCGCGCGTCAAGGCCTTCTACAACGCGATCGCCGTATTGATCGAGAAGGAATGCAAGCTGCTCGCCGTGCCCCTCGTCCATCTGACGCACGAAGGCTTCGGTCGTTCGATCATCACCGTCGGCAAGCTGGTTGCCGTTGAAAAGACGCTGCGCGACGTGCATCGCTTCGGCTTCCCGAGCCTGTCCAAGATGAAGGACGAAGCCGACAAGCTGCTCGGCATCGCCCTTGAGCGGATCGGGCAATACCCCGAAGTCGCCGGGCTCTGA
- the nifE gene encoding nitrogenase iron-molybdenum cofactor biosynthesis protein NifE, with the protein MKASEIQALLDEPACTHNTKEKSGCAKPKPGATAGGCSFDGAQIALLPIADVAHIVHGPIACAGSSWDNRGTRSSGVTLYKIGMTTDLSETDVVMGRSEKRLFHAIKQAIDSYSPKAVFIYNTCVTALIGDDIEAVCRDASARWGTPVIPVDAAGFYGTKNLGNRLAGEAMFKHVIGTAEPAPAAPRADGLPTYDVNLIGEYNIAGEFWNVAPLFDELGLRILCTLSGDARFHEVQTMHRARVNMVVCAKALLNVARKMQDDFGIPFFEGSFYGVADVSNALRDFAKLIGDPDLVARTEAVIAREEAKSNAELDAWRVRLKDKRVLLYTGGVKSWSIVSALQDLGMKVVATGTKKSTEEDKARIRELMGEDTKMIDDGSPKALLSTYHEYKADILIAGGRNLYTALKARIPFLDINQEREFGYAGYSGMVELARQLALSMESPVWAAVRKPAPWAKGAVSGAVLTA; encoded by the coding sequence ATGAAAGCCAGCGAAATCCAAGCCCTGCTCGACGAGCCCGCCTGTACCCACAATACCAAGGAAAAATCCGGCTGCGCCAAGCCCAAGCCGGGAGCGACGGCTGGTGGCTGCTCTTTCGACGGCGCGCAGATCGCGCTGCTGCCGATCGCCGATGTCGCGCACATCGTGCACGGCCCGATCGCCTGTGCCGGTTCCTCCTGGGACAACCGCGGCACCCGGTCGAGCGGCGTCACGCTGTACAAGATCGGCATGACCACCGACCTGTCGGAAACCGACGTGGTCATGGGGCGTAGCGAAAAGCGCCTGTTCCATGCGATCAAGCAGGCCATCGACAGTTATTCGCCGAAAGCAGTCTTCATCTACAACACCTGCGTCACGGCGCTGATCGGTGACGATATCGAAGCCGTCTGCCGCGATGCCTCGGCGCGCTGGGGCACGCCGGTGATCCCGGTCGATGCGGCCGGTTTCTATGGCACCAAGAATCTCGGCAATCGCCTCGCCGGCGAGGCGATGTTCAAGCATGTCATCGGCACCGCCGAACCGGCGCCGGCCGCGCCGCGTGCCGACGGTCTGCCAACCTACGACGTCAATCTGATCGGCGAATACAACATCGCCGGCGAATTCTGGAATGTCGCGCCGCTCTTCGACGAGCTGGGCCTGCGCATCCTGTGCACCTTGTCCGGCGATGCGCGCTTCCATGAAGTGCAGACCATGCACCGCGCCAGGGTGAATATGGTGGTCTGTGCCAAGGCGCTGCTCAACGTCGCCCGCAAGATGCAGGACGACTTCGGCATTCCCTTCTTCGAAGGCAGTTTCTACGGCGTCGCCGACGTTTCCAACGCGTTGCGCGATTTTGCGAAGTTGATCGGCGACCCCGACCTCGTGGCGCGTACCGAAGCCGTCATCGCCCGTGAGGAAGCCAAGTCCAATGCCGAACTCGATGCCTGGCGCGTGCGCCTGAAAGACAAGCGCGTCCTGCTCTATACCGGCGGCGTCAAGTCGTGGTCCATCGTTTCCGCGCTGCAGGATCTGGGCATGAAGGTAGTCGCCACCGGCACCAAGAAATCGACCGAAGAAGACAAGGCACGCATCCGCGAACTGATGGGCGAAGACACCAAGATGATCGATGACGGCAGCCCCAAGGCGCTGCTCTCGACCTATCACGAGTACAAGGCCGACATCCTGATCGCCGGTGGGCGCAATCTCTACACCGCCTTGAAGGCACGCATTCCCTTCCTCGACATCAACCAGGAGCGCGAATTCGGTTATGCCGGCTACAGCGGCATGGTCGAACTCGCCCGCCAGCTCGCGCTGTCGATGGAAAGCCCGGTCTGGGCGGCCGTCAGGAAGCCGGCGCCATGGGCCAAGGGGGCTGTCTCGGGCGCTGTGCTCACCGCCTGA
- the nifN gene encoding nitrogenase iron-molybdenum cofactor biosynthesis protein NifN, giving the protein MAEIIQSKKALAVNPLKVSQPIGASLAFLGLNRSLPLMHGSQGCTAFGKVFFVRHFREPIPLQTTAMDQVSTIMGADENIIEALATLSDKSKPDIIGLVTTGLSETQGTDILRSVKEFRAAHPEFAHVAVVPVNTPDYVGCLESGYALAIESLIQTLVPPSGCVGKRPKQVNVLASAMLTPGDIEAIKDWIEAFGLRPVVVPDIGDSLDGHLVEAETSSLTIGGTPRTEIESMGESTATLVIGPSLGKAANILKERTGVPDFRFDGLMGLDDCDAFTQALADISGKPVPEKIERHRAQLQDAMVDSHFMVGFARIALAADPDLLGMQVRFLTSMGAEIVSAVSPAKHESLASLPIGKVIVGDLEDMEKQARAAGAQLVIANSHAVDTAHRLGLPLLRAGFPQYDHVGGYARTWVGYRGTRQALFDLANLMLGQHHEPEPYRSSYWADDRDNCGPGKQHVISSSAAGLVH; this is encoded by the coding sequence ATGGCCGAAATCATCCAATCCAAGAAGGCGCTGGCGGTCAATCCTCTCAAGGTCAGCCAGCCGATCGGCGCTTCGCTCGCCTTTCTCGGGCTTAACCGCAGCCTGCCGCTGATGCATGGCTCGCAGGGGTGTACCGCTTTCGGCAAGGTGTTTTTCGTACGCCATTTCCGCGAGCCGATTCCACTGCAGACGACGGCGATGGATCAGGTGTCGACCATCATGGGCGCCGACGAGAACATCATCGAAGCTCTGGCGACGCTGTCCGACAAGAGCAAGCCGGACATCATCGGCCTGGTTACCACCGGTTTGTCGGAAACGCAGGGCACCGACATCCTGCGCTCGGTCAAGGAATTCCGCGCCGCGCATCCCGAGTTCGCGCATGTCGCCGTGGTGCCGGTCAATACGCCGGACTACGTCGGTTGCCTGGAAAGCGGTTACGCACTGGCCATCGAGTCGCTGATCCAGACGCTGGTGCCGCCGAGCGGTTGCGTCGGCAAGCGGCCGAAGCAGGTCAATGTGCTGGCTTCGGCAATGCTGACGCCGGGCGACATTGAGGCGATCAAGGACTGGATCGAAGCTTTCGGCCTGCGCCCGGTCGTCGTGCCGGATATCGGCGACTCGCTGGACGGCCACCTGGTTGAGGCGGAAACCTCGTCGCTGACCATAGGCGGTACGCCGCGCACGGAAATCGAGTCCATGGGCGAGTCGACCGCTACGCTGGTGATCGGCCCCTCGCTCGGCAAGGCGGCCAATATCCTGAAGGAACGTACGGGCGTGCCCGACTTCCGTTTTGATGGCCTGATGGGCCTCGATGATTGCGATGCCTTCACGCAGGCCCTGGCCGACATTTCCGGCAAACCGGTGCCGGAAAAGATCGAACGCCACCGCGCCCAGTTGCAGGACGCCATGGTCGATAGTCATTTCATGGTTGGTTTTGCCCGCATCGCGCTGGCTGCCGATCCCGACCTGCTCGGCATGCAGGTGCGCTTCCTGACCAGCATGGGCGCCGAAATCGTCAGCGCGGTGAGTCCGGCCAAGCACGAAAGCCTGGCGTCGCTGCCGATCGGGAAAGTTATCGTCGGCGATCTCGAAGACATGGAAAAGCAGGCGCGGGCAGCCGGTGCGCAGTTGGTCATCGCCAACTCGCATGCCGTCGATACCGCGCATCGTCTTGGCCTGCCGCTGCTGCGCGCCGGCTTTCCGCAGTACGACCACGTGGGCGGTTATGCCCGCACCTGGGTGGGTTACCGCGGTACGCGGCAAGCCCTTTTCGATCTCGCCAACCTGATGCTGGGGCAACACCATGAACCCGAACCCTATCGATCAAGCTACTGGGCCGACGACCGCGACAACTGCGGCCCCGGCAAACAACATGTCATCTCGTCGTCTGCAGCTGGTCTGGTCCACTAA
- a CDS encoding ComEA family DNA-binding protein codes for MTNVSSCMTRIGDNHGYRFAGDFVHLNAEVSFSDADLMAGANWALQLWASEAGFFDGLCGVKLAEQAVWPVAGGVLVNAECAAMLPAGTADQALALALVSFAADGQAELRDLAVYPVRERFFQPLLEGNVSCALADCMAELNIDAIGNPRAADNLSGTLSLEVWALDAPYAGGSWVGTPVATVILGTLAGGEQWSACHYSVPAALPAAGAALTVMLREWTPAGYVTRDYRNIAAVAPLLAPAPVAAPVAADPVAKAKSAGKKVAVAELAKETAAEADKPAKSGKVAKPGKAAKAAKKAAAKSEARAVSVNTASEAELAAVKGLPPSVARAIVAARPFASLEDVCKAKGMGPKMLAKLREQLVL; via the coding sequence ATGACTAATGTATCCAGCTGCATGACCCGTATCGGTGACAACCATGGTTACCGTTTCGCTGGCGATTTCGTGCATCTCAATGCCGAAGTGAGTTTTTCCGATGCCGATCTGATGGCGGGTGCCAATTGGGCGCTGCAGTTGTGGGCCAGTGAAGCCGGTTTCTTCGATGGTTTGTGCGGGGTCAAGCTGGCCGAGCAGGCGGTCTGGCCGGTTGCCGGCGGTGTGCTGGTGAATGCCGAGTGCGCAGCCATGCTGCCAGCCGGGACGGCTGATCAGGCGTTGGCATTGGCCCTCGTTTCCTTTGCTGCCGACGGTCAGGCCGAGCTGCGTGATCTGGCGGTCTACCCGGTGCGCGAACGCTTTTTCCAGCCGCTGCTCGAAGGCAATGTTTCCTGCGCGCTGGCTGACTGTATGGCCGAACTGAACATCGATGCGATCGGCAACCCGCGCGCTGCCGACAATCTGAGCGGTACCTTGTCGCTCGAAGTCTGGGCACTCGATGCTCCCTACGCCGGCGGCAGCTGGGTGGGTACGCCGGTGGCGACGGTCATTCTTGGTACCCTGGCCGGTGGCGAGCAGTGGTCGGCCTGCCACTACAGCGTGCCGGCTGCGTTGCCGGCCGCTGGCGCGGCGCTGACCGTGATGCTGCGCGAATGGACGCCGGCTGGTTACGTGACCCGCGATTACCGCAATATCGCTGCAGTTGCACCGCTGCTCGCACCGGCGCCGGTCGCGGCGCCTGTTGCAGCAGATCCGGTGGCCAAGGCCAAATCGGCAGGCAAGAAGGTGGCGGTTGCCGAGCTCGCCAAGGAAACGGCGGCCGAGGCGGACAAGCCGGCCAAGTCAGGCAAGGTAGCCAAACCGGGCAAGGCAGCCAAGGCTGCCAAGAAGGCTGCGGCCAAGAGCGAAGCCAGGGCCGTATCGGTCAACACCGCCAGCGAGGCAGAATTGGCCGCGGTCAAGGGCCTGCCGCCCAGCGTCGCACGCGCGATCGTCGCAGCGCGTCCGTTCGCCAGTCTGGAAGACGTCTGCAAGGCCAAAGGCATGGGTCCGAAGATGCTGGCCAAGCTGCGCGAGCAACTGGTTCTGTAA
- a CDS encoding CCE_0567 family metalloprotein: MTEEEIKNLDKEVKKLKRIASEWASQMHDLVEDRLPAGYLEIPGIAQSTFDACEAWAKANAKLAAIQKG; the protein is encoded by the coding sequence TTGACCGAGGAAGAAATCAAAAACTTGGACAAGGAAGTCAAAAAGCTCAAACGCATTGCGTCCGAGTGGGCATCGCAAATGCACGATCTGGTTGAGGATCGTCTGCCCGCCGGTTATCTCGAAATCCCGGGCATCGCCCAATCCACGTTCGACGCCTGCGAGGCATGGGCGAAAGCCAATGCCAAGCTGGCAGCCATTCAGAAAGGTTAA
- the nifS gene encoding cysteine desulfurase NifS → MEPIYLDNNATTRCDPAVVQAMLPFFTEHFGNASSIHAFGSEVGKALKKARGQIQALLGAEHDSEIIFTSCGTESDSTAILSALKAQPERNTVITTNVEHPAILTLCEWLEKEGYIVHKLKVDKKGRIDIDEYKSLLNDRVAIVSVMWANNETGTIFPVEEMAELASAKGIMFHTDAVQAVGKIPIDLKSTKIDMLSLSGHKLHAPKGIGVLYLRRGCRFRPLLRGGHQERGRRAGTENSASIVGLGVACELAMQHMEEENTTVKRLRDKLEKGLLSQITHCFPTGDVSNRLPNTCNIAFEYIEGEGILMLLNKVGIAGSSGSACTSGSLEPSHVMRAMGIPYTAAHGTIRFSLSRYNTEAEIDRVIAEVPPIVAQLRKLSPYWSDKGPVANPEAAFAPTYA, encoded by the coding sequence ATGGAACCGATCTATCTCGACAACAACGCCACGACGCGCTGCGATCCCGCCGTCGTGCAAGCCATGCTTCCTTTCTTCACCGAGCATTTCGGTAACGCCTCGTCGATTCATGCCTTCGGCAGTGAAGTCGGCAAGGCGCTGAAGAAAGCCCGCGGTCAGATTCAGGCGCTGCTCGGTGCCGAACACGACTCGGAAATCATCTTTACTTCCTGTGGTACCGAGTCCGACTCGACCGCGATTCTCTCTGCGCTCAAGGCGCAACCGGAGCGCAATACGGTCATTACGACCAATGTCGAGCATCCGGCCATCCTGACGCTGTGCGAATGGCTGGAGAAGGAAGGTTATATCGTCCACAAGCTCAAGGTGGACAAGAAGGGGCGGATCGACATCGACGAATACAAGTCGCTGTTGAACGACCGTGTCGCCATCGTTTCCGTGATGTGGGCCAACAATGAGACTGGTACGATTTTCCCGGTGGAAGAAATGGCCGAGCTGGCCAGCGCCAAAGGCATTATGTTCCACACCGATGCCGTGCAAGCCGTTGGCAAGATTCCCATCGATCTGAAAAGCACCAAGATCGACATGCTGTCGCTCTCCGGCCACAAGCTGCACGCGCCAAAGGGGATAGGCGTCCTCTATCTGCGCCGTGGTTGCCGCTTCCGCCCGCTGTTGCGTGGCGGTCATCAGGAGCGCGGTCGCCGGGCCGGTACCGAAAACTCGGCTTCCATCGTCGGCCTCGGCGTTGCCTGTGAATTGGCGATGCAGCATATGGAAGAAGAGAACACCACGGTCAAGCGTCTGCGCGACAAGCTGGAAAAAGGCCTGCTCAGCCAGATCACACATTGCTTCCCGACCGGTGATGTCTCTAACCGCCTGCCCAATACCTGCAATATCGCCTTCGAGTACATCGAAGGTGAGGGCATTCTGATGCTGCTCAACAAGGTGGGCATTGCCGGCAGTTCGGGTTCTGCCTGTACCTCCGGCTCGCTCGAGCCTTCGCATGTGATGCGGGCGATGGGAATTCCCTACACCGCCGCCCATGGCACGATCCGTTTCTCTCTGTCGCGTTACAACACCGAAGCGGAAATCGACCGGGTGATCGCGGAAGTCCCGCCCATCGTTGCCCAGCTGCGCAAACTTTCTCCGTACTGGAGTGACAAGGGGCCGGTTGCCAATCCCGAGGCCGCCTTCGCTCCGACTTACGCCTGA
- a CDS encoding HesB/IscA family protein: protein MINLTPAAVKAVQRFIRGSETPVIGLRLVISGGGCSGLQYGMKLEAEKAEDDWELEIDGVKLLVDPMTMPMIDNVTVDFIDTLTHTGFKFDNPNASAQCSCGSSFSV from the coding sequence ATGATCAATCTGACCCCCGCTGCCGTTAAAGCCGTACAACGCTTTATTCGTGGTTCTGAAACGCCGGTTATCGGCCTGCGCCTGGTTATTTCGGGTGGTGGCTGCTCCGGCCTGCAATATGGCATGAAGCTCGAAGCCGAGAAGGCCGAGGATGACTGGGAGCTGGAAATCGACGGCGTCAAATTGCTGGTCGATCCGATGACCATGCCGATGATCGACAACGTCACGGTCGATTTCATCGACACCCTGACCCATACCGGCTTCAAATTCGACAACCCCAACGCCAGCGCCCAGTGTTCCTGCGGCTCCTCGTTCTCGGTTTAA
- a CDS encoding NifB/NifX family molybdenum-iron cluster-binding protein yields the protein MIKVAFATTDRLRVNQHFGAAEAFAIYEVTPDKATLVGIGEFAEEAMDGNEDKLIAKVDFLEGCAAVYVMAIGASAIKKLMAKGIQPIRTNEVDAVDDLLGEISRAMNEGGVAWVDRAVALQAKKTEDRFASMEEEGWQG from the coding sequence ATGATCAAGGTTGCCTTCGCCACCACCGACCGCCTGCGCGTCAATCAGCACTTCGGTGCCGCCGAAGCCTTTGCCATCTACGAGGTGACGCCCGACAAGGCGACCCTGGTCGGCATCGGTGAGTTCGCCGAGGAGGCCATGGACGGCAACGAGGACAAGTTGATCGCCAAGGTCGATTTCCTCGAAGGTTGTGCCGCGGTCTACGTCATGGCGATCGGCGCCTCGGCGATCAAGAAACTGATGGCCAAGGGTATTCAGCCGATCCGCACCAATGAGGTCGATGCGGTCGACGACCTGCTGGGCGAGATTTCCCGGGCGATGAACGAAGGTGGCGTGGCCTGGGTTGATCGGGCCGTTGCCCTGCAGGCCAAGAAGACCGAGGACCGCTTCGCCAGCATGGAAGAAGAGGGTTGGCAGGGATGA
- a CDS encoding sensor domain-containing diguanylate cyclase, translated as MSSPTLHWKQVNEPVLNVGFGPPRYWIHLALHNPETTPLTRIIEVAEPLYDDLHFRVLNGNSVLSEASMGDRIAFASRPISYRHPSMRLEIPAQTRVDVLILAHAHDGEHDPLPMRLWRSEDFLAGMQLDLLAYGAYFGAVVILLLYNLLVFASTRERSFLWYAVYLASFLAWNFSYRGFAFQYLWPQAAAWNASAMAVLVPLALTGLAAFSWSLLDLRRQTPWLFRVALILTLCALLHIPVTLLSPDTGLFATLNPLGLILMATLLLAGARLAWCGNTTARIYVAAIGCMYAGTLPYYLTAFDLLPANMLTIHAINIGSALEFLLLALALAHRINSLKSEKLEAEQLAHATLKHAAEALEEKVCERTSELEQANRSLHELAVRDALTGLYNRRHFNEVVQQELARSRRQGKPAALLLLDLDHFKQLNDLSGHQAGDEALAHIGRLLSTFARRSADQAFRVGGEEFAVLSPDADADHVEYWAEQLRQRIDATDWPHPGMPQGHLTASIGVALSEAGDTLESFYSRTDRALYLAKQAGRNRVVQALPTT; from the coding sequence ATGTCGAGCCCGACACTGCACTGGAAACAGGTCAATGAACCGGTACTCAATGTCGGCTTCGGTCCTCCCCGCTACTGGATCCACCTGGCTCTGCACAATCCGGAAACAACACCGCTCACGCGCATCATCGAAGTCGCCGAACCCTTGTACGACGATCTTCATTTCCGGGTACTGAACGGCAACAGCGTGCTCAGCGAAGCCAGCATGGGCGACCGTATTGCCTTTGCCAGCCGGCCAATCAGCTATCGGCACCCGAGCATGCGTCTGGAGATTCCGGCGCAGACCCGCGTCGATGTGCTCATCCTTGCACACGCCCATGATGGCGAGCACGACCCGCTGCCAATGCGACTATGGCGCAGCGAGGACTTTCTGGCCGGCATGCAACTCGATCTGCTGGCCTACGGCGCCTATTTCGGCGCTGTAGTCATTCTGCTGCTGTACAACCTCCTGGTCTTCGCCAGCACTCGCGAACGCAGCTTCCTCTGGTATGCGGTTTACCTGGCGAGCTTCCTGGCCTGGAACTTCTCGTATCGTGGCTTTGCCTTCCAGTACCTGTGGCCACAAGCAGCGGCCTGGAACGCCAGCGCGATGGCAGTTCTCGTTCCACTGGCACTGACCGGCCTCGCCGCCTTCAGCTGGAGCCTGCTTGACCTGCGTCGCCAAACCCCGTGGCTGTTCCGGGTTGCCCTGATCCTGACGCTGTGCGCGCTATTGCATATCCCCGTCACCCTGCTCAGCCCCGATACCGGCCTGTTCGCCACGCTCAATCCGCTTGGCCTGATCCTGATGGCAACCCTGCTGCTCGCCGGAGCCCGCCTCGCCTGGTGCGGCAACACGACAGCCCGCATCTACGTGGCGGCGATCGGGTGCATGTACGCCGGCACCCTGCCCTACTACCTCACCGCCTTCGATCTCCTGCCAGCCAACATGTTGACCATCCACGCGATCAATATCGGCTCGGCGCTGGAGTTCCTGCTGCTTGCACTGGCTTTGGCCCACCGTATCAACAGCCTGAAAAGCGAGAAACTGGAGGCCGAACAATTGGCCCATGCCACCCTGAAGCATGCTGCCGAGGCACTCGAGGAAAAGGTATGCGAGCGCACCAGTGAACTTGAGCAGGCCAATCGCAGCCTGCACGAACTGGCCGTCCGCGACGCACTGACCGGGCTCTACAACCGCCGCCATTTCAACGAGGTGGTTCAGCAGGAACTGGCCCGCTCTCGCCGGCAAGGCAAACCGGCCGCCTTGCTGCTGCTCGACCTCGATCACTTCAAACAGCTCAACGACCTGTCAGGGCACCAGGCCGGGGACGAGGCATTAGCCCACATCGGCCGCTTGCTGAGTACATTTGCCCGACGCAGCGCCGACCAGGCGTTTCGCGTCGGCGGCGAAGAGTTCGCCGTGCTGTCGCCCGATGCCGATGCAGATCACGTGGAATACTGGGCCGAACAATTGCGCCAGCGCATCGACGCCACCGACTGGCCGCACCCGGGAATGCCGCAAGGCCATCTGACAGCCTCGATCGGCGTCGCACTGTCCGAAGCAGGCGACACGCTGGAAAGTTTCTACAGCCGTACCGACCGTGCGCTTTATCTCGCCAAACAGGCAGGACGCAATCGTGTTGTCCAGGCTTTGCCCACTACGTAA
- the nifU gene encoding Fe-S cluster assembly protein NifU: MWEYSDKVREHFFNPRNSGPLEEANGIGDVGSIQCGDALRLMLKVDPETEIIQDAHFQTFGCGSAIASSSALTEIIKGMTLDQALEVSNQNIADYLDGLPPEKMHCSVMGREALQAAIANYRGEEWSDDHEEGALICKCFAIDAVMIEDVVKANNLNTVEEVTFYTKAGGGCAACHEGIEEILAKVMAERAGPGEVSPPPACPATPEAPKPPVKKLSIVEKIAKIQEVLESVRPMLQRDHGDVELADVQGKKIYVHLKGACSGCMMEAATLGGIQQKMIETLGELVQVLPSSHMPADA, encoded by the coding sequence ATGTGGGAATACTCTGACAAGGTTCGCGAACACTTCTTCAACCCGCGCAACTCCGGCCCGCTTGAAGAAGCCAACGGTATCGGCGACGTCGGTTCCATCCAGTGCGGCGATGCGCTGCGCCTGATGCTCAAGGTCGATCCGGAAACCGAGATCATTCAGGATGCGCACTTCCAGACTTTCGGCTGCGGTTCGGCGATCGCTTCTTCCTCGGCGCTGACCGAAATCATCAAGGGCATGACCCTGGACCAGGCACTTGAAGTGTCAAACCAGAACATCGCCGACTATCTCGACGGCCTGCCGCCGGAAAAGATGCACTGTTCGGTGATGGGCCGTGAAGCCCTGCAGGCCGCCATTGCCAACTACCGTGGCGAGGAGTGGTCCGACGACCACGAAGAAGGCGCCCTGATTTGCAAGTGCTTTGCCATCGACGCGGTGATGATCGAAGACGTGGTCAAGGCCAATAACCTGAACACGGTTGAAGAGGTCACCTTCTATACCAAGGCCGGCGGTGGTTGTGCTGCCTGTCACGAAGGTATCGAGGAAATTCTCGCCAAGGTCATGGCCGAGCGCGCCGGCCCGGGCGAAGTCTCGCCGCCGCCGGCTTGCCCGGCAACACCGGAAGCACCGAAGCCGCCGGTCAAGAAGCTGTCGATTGTTGAGAAGATCGCCAAGATCCAGGAAGTGCTGGAGTCGGTCCGTCCGATGCTGCAGCGTGACCACGGTGACGTTGAACTGGCCGACGTGCAGGGCAAGAAGATCTATGTGCACCTGAAGGGTGCCTGTTCCGGCTGCATGATGGAAGCGGCCACGCTGGGCGGCATTCAGCAGAAGATGATCGAAACGCTGGGCGAACTCGTGCAGGTCCTGCCGTCCTCGCACATGCCGGCCGACGCGTAA
- a CDS encoding SoxR reducing system RseC family protein has product MIEHRGIVQRMEADQAIVAMETAGCSSCGQGGSCGIGKMASGRAATLLTLPAGPDLRVGDAVSIVLPQSRLTLSALLGYLFPAFAMLLGAGLGATLDGSDAATALGAIAGFLGALVISRVAISLIPGLLPTPQLISLSSHSNVSQQEFHHEH; this is encoded by the coding sequence ATGATCGAACATCGCGGCATCGTCCAGCGCATGGAGGCAGACCAGGCGATCGTCGCCATGGAAACCGCCGGCTGTTCGTCCTGCGGTCAGGGCGGTTCCTGCGGCATCGGCAAGATGGCGAGCGGGCGGGCGGCAACCTTGCTGACCCTGCCGGCCGGGCCGGATCTGCGGGTTGGTGACGCGGTCAGCATCGTTCTGCCGCAAAGCCGCCTGACGCTTTCTGCCTTGCTCGGCTATCTCTTTCCCGCCTTCGCCATGCTGCTCGGCGCCGGGCTCGGTGCGACGCTCGACGGTAGCGATGCCGCCACGGCACTCGGTGCCATTGCCGGCTTTCTCGGGGCGCTCGTCATTTCCCGCGTTGCGATCAGCCTGATTCCCGGTTTGTTGCCGACACCGCAACTGATTTCCCTATCCAGTCATTCAAATGTTTCACAACAGGAGTTTCACCATGAGCACTGA